A region of Dictyostelium discoideum AX4 chromosome 1 chromosome, whole genome shotgun sequence DNA encodes the following proteins:
- the ssr3 gene encoding translocon-associated protein TRAP gamma subunit, with amino-acid sequence MAEVDEFSAFRHENDVSIEQRIVYFINSLIVALVPVYLYHAIFFMSIDDHMIIYGSVTLFAAIVLTFAYNNIYRMKRLKLSASREHISIASKNKVGDKKKFAAAQKEVQALVTSHEAIAASIMYNNAVFLICVSIFSFIIFKNVPLVYNYIISISLGAGLTSFLSTSSKH; translated from the exons ATGGCCGAAGTAGATGAATTCTCAGCTTTCCGTCACGAAAATGACGTTTCAATTGAACAACGTATTGTTTATTTCATCAACTCTTTAATTGTAGCTTTAGTCCCAGTTT ATTTATATCATGCCATCTTTTTCATGTCAATTGATGATCATATGATTATTTATGGTTCAGTTACCCTTTTCGCCGCAATTGTTCTCACTTTTGCCTACAATAACATTTACAGAATGAAGAGATtaaa attaTCAGCCAGCAGAGAACATATCTCAATTGCATCAAAGAATAAAGTTGgtgataaaaagaaattcgcAGCAGCACAAAAAGAAGTTCAAGCCCTCGTCACTTCACACGAAGCTATCGCAGCATCCATCATGTATAATAATGCTGTTTTCTTAATTTGCGTTTCAATCTTTTcattcatcattttcaaaaatgtTCCATtagtttataattatatcaTCTCAATTTCTTTAGGTGCTGGTTTAACCTCATTTTTATCAACTTCTtcaaaacattaa
- a CDS encoding hypothetical protein (Genomic DNA, chromosome 5, P1 clone:MDN11 (Hypothetical protein) (At5g48020)): protein MESGPVVIDVSRFLADPTSAEALEDCKKLVKTLQETSCLVIKHPKVNEEDNSRFLDMMEKYYEQPTEELMKDVHPEWSYQLGATPEFTEEPRDHSEVITKLLPQYAAHAPKGADPKWRFFWRIGDRPEDTKFPELNCAPVIPKAFPEWQNVMDSWGSLMLSSIETVSEMIATGYNLPKDSITNLMKNGPHLLAPTGSDLKRFGNLDQIFAGFHYDFNLLTIHGKSRYPGLYIWLRDGTRVPVKVPNGCLLLQAGKQLEWITGGDILAGFHEVVVTEDTLKVMEKSKDEGKSLWRISSTLFGHVASDKNLTLLEPFNNPQNLEKYPNILAGKQSEAELEMIKLSKK, encoded by the exons atggaAAGTGGTCCAGTCGTCATTGATGTTTCTAGATTTCTTGCTGATCCAACCAGTGCTGAAGCATTGGAAGAttgtaaaaaattagttaaaaCTTTACAAGAAACATCTTGTTTAGTTATTAAACATCCAAAAGTCAATGAGGAAGATAATTCAAG atttttaGATATGATGGAAAAATATTATGAACAACCAACTGAGGAATTAATGAAAGATGTTCATCCAGAATGGAGTTATCAATTAGGAGCCACACCAGAATTTACAGAGGAACCAAGAGATCATAGTGAAGTTATCACTAAATTATTACCACAATATGCAGCACATGCACCAAAAGGAGCCGATCCAAAATGGAGATTCTTTTGGAGAATTGGTGATCGTCCAGAGGATACTAAATTTCCAGAATTAAATTGTGCCCCAGTCATTCCAAAAGCATTCCCGGAATGGCAAAATGTTATGGACTCATGGGGTTCATTAATGTTGTCATCAATTGAGACCGTCTCTGAGATGATTGCCACTGGTTATAATTTACCAAAGGATTCAATCACCAACTTGATGAAGAACGGCCCACATTTATTAGCACCAACCGGTTCTGATTTAAAGAGATTTGGTAATTTGGATCAAATTTTCGCAGGTTTCCACTACGATTTCAATTTATTGACTATTCACGGTAAGAGTCGTTATCCAGGTTTATACATTTGGCTTCGTGATGGTACTCGTGTTCCAGTTAAAGTTCCAAATGGTTGTTTACTCTTACAAGCTGGTAAACAATTAGAATGGATCACTGGTGGTGATATTTTAGCAGGTTTCCATGAAGTCGTAGTCACTGAAGATACCTTAAAAGTTAtggaaaaatcaaaagatgaAGGTAAATCATTATGGCGTATCTCTTCAACTCTCTTTGGTCATGTTGCTTCTGATAAAAATCTTACCCTCTTAGAACCATTCAATAATCCTCAAAATCTTGAAAAATATCCAAACATTTTAGCTGGTAAACAATCTGAAGCTGAATTAGAAatgattaaattatcaaaaaaataa